Within the Gimesia sp. genome, the region AGACGGATCTCAAGGGACGCATTACTTACGCGAATCAGACCTTTATCGAGATCTCCGGTTACACCGAGGAAGAACTGCTGGGACAGCCTCACAATCTGATCCGTCATCCGGATATGCCGCGCTGTGTGTTCAAGCTGTTGTGGGATACGATTCAGGTGGGTGAGGAGATCTTTGCCTATGTCGTCAATCTTTGTAAGAACGGCGACCATTACTGGGTGCTGGCCCATGTTACTCCTACGTGGAATCTGTCCGGCCAGATCAGTGGCTATCACTCCAGTCGCCGTGTGCCCGAACGCAAGGCTTTGGATAAAGTGATTCCCCTCTACCAATCTTTGAAGCGGATTGA harbors:
- a CDS encoding PAS domain-containing protein, giving the protein MEHPIPTGQERTFADHEIIVSKTDLKGRITYANQTFIEISGYTEEELLGQPHNLIRHPDMPRCVFKLLWDTIQVGEEIFAYVVNLCKNGDHYWVLAHVTPTWNLSGQISGYHSSRRVPERKALDKVIPLYQSLKRIEGASSDWRTGMQNATVELLSQLDAVGMEYDEYVFAL